In one window of Campylobacter coli DNA:
- a CDS encoding motility associated factor glycosyltransferase family protein, whose product MSILEKNIQALLSGVNEPLGNKLLNFIQTKTCSRFSMDGNLNIYDKNNDIFMYENLEELNYFYQNILEKTLRYPFICIYGIGNALLIKNLAKHYRHLFVFESEIELFILALSALDLSEELCSGKIYLVDVCEPKMELQLSILFDQRDIFEWLNLYEMFINCNFYKLYYQDTISKTDKKCIDNIFLVIRNFDPNDQLTTICYKQFLQNIPHLLQNIPFQRLLSERKAKFDTAVVVSAGPSLHKQLSLLRQYQENVVIFCADGALNMLENEGIVADYVLNLDIEDLAVKFFNCSKSLDYSKTIAVLAANTHPNVVKYVQTKLPCCVVLRNECLYRQFYLDDFGYIETGTHVSHFSYTLALALGFKNIVMIGQDLAFDEKGNSHSKGFSYGEQFNEEKTIPTLKVLAYEGKGEVLTHIAWNDYRIKLEYLIARNNDKAVFYNATEGGAYINFAKNISFKECCEKFFTQKKPSLNIPKPFTYNRSLKFLSKIFLHLKNDFQSAQDILRDAHLLNNALINVLNVKKTLPLDFLQNIYKSIADFDFILDNNTFIQDDVLRGTFGYRGNFLSEVIKKRFEDETHYFLSLIHAYQKWLEKFIEKLEMKSFIIRDAMLEYEKLI is encoded by the coding sequence ATGAGTATCCTAGAAAAAAACATACAAGCTTTATTAAGCGGAGTCAATGAACCCTTAGGAAATAAACTTTTAAATTTTATACAAACTAAGACTTGCTCTCGTTTTAGTATGGATGGAAATTTAAATATCTATGATAAAAACAATGATATTTTCATGTATGAAAACTTAGAAGAATTAAATTATTTTTATCAAAACATTTTAGAAAAAACTTTAAGATATCCTTTTATATGTATCTATGGTATAGGCAATGCCTTGCTTATCAAAAACTTAGCTAAGCATTATAGACATCTTTTTGTATTTGAAAGTGAGATAGAACTTTTTATCTTAGCTTTAAGCGCACTAGATTTGAGTGAAGAGCTTTGTAGTGGGAAAATTTATCTTGTGGATGTTTGTGAGCCAAAAATGGAGCTTCAGCTTAGTATATTATTTGATCAAAGAGATATATTTGAATGGTTAAATCTTTATGAGATGTTTATAAATTGTAATTTTTATAAATTGTATTATCAAGATACTATATCAAAAACTGATAAAAAGTGTATAGATAATATTTTTTTAGTTATTAGAAATTTTGATCCCAATGATCAATTAACAACTATTTGTTACAAGCAATTTTTGCAAAATATACCCCATTTATTACAAAATATACCCTTTCAAAGACTTTTAAGCGAACGTAAGGCCAAATTTGATACAGCCGTTGTAGTTTCAGCTGGTCCTAGTCTTCATAAACAACTTTCTTTGTTAAGACAATATCAAGAAAATGTAGTTATTTTTTGTGCAGATGGTGCTTTAAATATGCTTGAAAATGAGGGTATTGTTGCAGACTATGTATTGAATTTGGATATAGAAGATTTGGCAGTGAAATTTTTTAATTGTTCAAAATCTTTAGATTATTCTAAAACCATAGCGGTTTTAGCAGCAAATACACATCCTAATGTTGTAAAATACGTGCAAACAAAACTGCCTTGCTGCGTTGTATTAAGAAATGAGTGTTTATATAGGCAGTTTTACTTGGATGATTTTGGTTATATAGAGACAGGAACTCATGTAAGTCATTTTTCTTATACTTTGGCTCTAGCTCTAGGTTTTAAAAATATCGTTATGATAGGACAAGATTTAGCCTTTGATGAAAAAGGAAATTCGCATTCAAAAGGGTTTAGTTATGGAGAACAATTTAATGAAGAAAAAACTATACCAACCCTAAAAGTTCTAGCTTATGAAGGAAAAGGTGAGGTTTTAACTCATATTGCTTGGAATGATTACCGCATAAAGCTTGAATATCTTATTGCAAGAAATAATGATAAAGCAGTATTTTATAATGCTACAGAAGGGGGTGCTTATATTAATTTTGCAAAAAATATAAGTTTTAAAGAATGCTGTGAAAAATTTTTTACCCAGAAAAAACCTTCTCTTAATATACCCAAACCCTTTACCTATAATCGATCGCTTAAGTTTTTGTCTAAGATTTTTTTACATTTAAAAAACGATTTTCAAAGTGCTCAAGATATTTTACGAGATGCTCATTTGTTAAATAATGCTTTGATAAATGTATTAAATGTGAAAAAAACTTTACCTTTAGATTTTTTACAAAATATTTATAAAAGCATTGCTGATTTTGATTTTATTTTAGATAATAACACTTTTATACAAGATGATGTTTTAAGAGGAACATTTGGCTATCGTGGGAATTTTTTATCTGAAGTTATAAAAAAAAGATTTGAGGATGAAACACATTATTTTTTAAGTTTGATTCATGCTTATCAAAAATGGCTTGAAAAGTTTATCGAGAAATTAGAGATGAAATCCTTTATTATAAGGGATGCAATGTTAGAATATGAGAAATTGATATAA
- a CDS encoding flagellin A, with product MGFRINTNVAALNAKANSDLNSKALDQSLARLSSGLRINSAADDASGMAIADSLRTQASTLGQAINNGNDAASILQTADKAMDEQLKILDTIKTKATQAAQDGQSLKTRTMLQADINRLMEELDNIANTTSFNGKQLLSGSFINQEFQIGAQSNQTIKASIGATQSSKIGVTRFETGSQISNSGTTQITIKNYNGIEDFKFQSVVISTSVGTGLGALAEEINKYADKTGVRASFNVQTVGAMAITKGNTTDDFTINGVKIGKIEFEAGDKNGSLVASINAVKDTTGVEASLSDDGRLVLTSREGRGIKVSGFTPSMGILSEQAENYGRLSLVKNDGRDIAISGTGLTAAGFGDGQMISQSSVSLRETKGQISAQIADAMGFNNYEGGGRFLADYSSISTYMSSDGSGMSAGSGFSVGSGKEMSLMLSANVGFIGTQQSMLSNFYTVSAGSGFSGGSGQSQFAQMKATALGSTDKTAGVTTLKGAMAVMDVAETAITNLDTIRADLGSIQNQISATINNITVTQVNVKSAESTIRDVDFASESANYSKANILAQSGSYAMAQANASQQNVLRLLQ from the coding sequence ATGGGATTTCGTATTAACACAAACGTTGCAGCATTAAATGCTAAAGCAAACTCAGATCTAAATAGCAAAGCATTGGATCAATCGCTTGCAAGACTTAGTTCAGGTCTTAGAATTAACTCTGCAGCAGATGATGCTTCAGGGATGGCGATAGCAGATAGCTTAAGAACTCAAGCTTCTACTTTAGGTCAAGCTATAAACAATGGTAACGATGCAGCAAGTATCTTGCAAACTGCAGATAAGGCTATGGATGAGCAACTTAAAATCTTAGATACTATCAAGACTAAAGCGACTCAAGCAGCTCAAGATGGACAAAGTTTAAAAACAAGAACTATGCTTCAAGCAGATATCAATCGTTTGATGGAAGAACTTGACAATATCGCAAATACAACTTCATTTAACGGTAAACAACTTTTAAGTGGTAGTTTTATCAATCAAGAATTCCAAATCGGTGCACAGTCAAATCAAACCATCAAAGCTTCAATCGGAGCGACTCAGTCTTCTAAAATCGGTGTAACAAGATTTGAAACGGGATCGCAGATTTCAAACAGTGGCACTACGCAAATTACTATTAAAAACTATAATGGTATAGAAGATTTTAAATTTCAAAGCGTTGTTATTTCTACTTCAGTAGGAACAGGACTTGGAGCTTTGGCTGAAGAGATCAATAAATATGCTGATAAAACAGGTGTTAGAGCTAGTTTTAATGTACAAACTGTTGGTGCAATGGCTATTACAAAAGGAAACACTACAGATGATTTTACAATCAATGGAGTGAAAATCGGTAAAATAGAATTTGAAGCAGGTGATAAAAACGGATCTTTAGTAGCTTCTATTAATGCTGTAAAAGATACTACTGGGGTTGAGGCTTCTTTGAGTGATGATGGAAGATTGGTTCTTACTTCAAGAGAGGGTAGAGGTATTAAAGTCAGTGGCTTTACTCCAAGTATGGGTATTTTATCAGAACAAGCAGAAAATTATGGTCGTCTTTCTCTTGTTAAAAATGATGGTAGAGATATAGCGATTTCAGGAACCGGACTTACAGCAGCAGGTTTTGGAGATGGTCAAATGATTTCTCAATCTTCAGTATCTTTAAGAGAAACTAAGGGACAAATTTCAGCTCAAATTGCTGATGCTATGGGATTTAACAACTATGAAGGTGGCGGAAGATTCTTAGCGGATTATTCTTCTATCAGTACATATATGAGTTCAGATGGTTCTGGTATGAGTGCTGGTTCTGGTTTTTCTGTAGGTAGTGGTAAAGAGATGTCTTTAATGCTAAGCGCTAATGTTGGTTTTATTGGAACTCAACAATCTATGCTAAGTAATTTTTATACTGTATCTGCAGGCAGTGGTTTTTCTGGTGGATCAGGACAATCTCAATTTGCTCAAATGAAAGCTACTGCACTAGGTTCAACGGATAAAACTGCAGGGGTTACAACTCTAAAAGGTGCTATGGCTGTGATGGATGTAGCTGAAACTGCTATCACTAATCTTGATACCATTAGAGCAGATCTTGGTTCTATACAAAACCAAATTTCAGCAACTATCAACAACATTACTGTAACTCAAGTAAATGTTAAATCAGCTGAATCAACCATCAGAGATGTAGACTTTGCTAGTGAGAGTGCAAACTACTCTAAAGCAAATATCCTAGCTCAAAGTGGATCTTATGCGATGGCACAAGCTAATGCTTCTCAACAAAATGTTTTAAGATTGCTTCAATAG
- a CDS encoding flagellin A, with the protein MGFRINTNIGALNAHANSVVNANALDKSLSRLSSGLRINSAADDASGMAIADSLRSQASTLGQAINNGNDAIGILQTADKAMDEQLKILDTIKTKATQAAQDGQSLKTRTMLQADINRLMEELDNIANTTSFNGKQLLSGSFVNQEFQIGAQSNQTIKATIGATQSSKIGVTRFETGSQISDSGTAQITIKNYNGIEDFTFQSVVISTSVGTGLGALAEEINKYADKTGVRASFNVQTVGAMAITKGSTADDFTINGVRIGKIEFETGDKNGSLIASINAVKDTTGVEASLSDDGRLVLTSREGRGIKVSGFTPSMGILSEQAENYGRLSLVKNDGRDITISGTGLSAVGFGDGQMISQSSVSLRETKGQISAQIADAMGFNNYEGGGRFLADYSSISTYMSSDGSGMSAGSGFSVGSGKEMSLMLSANVGFIGTQQSMLSNFYTVSAGSGFSAGSGQSQFAQMKATALGSTDKTAGVTTLKGAMAVMDIAETATINLDQIRADIGSVQNQLQVTINNITVTQVNVKSAESTIRDVDFAAESANFSKYNILAQSGSYAMSQANAVQQNVLKLLQ; encoded by the coding sequence ATGGGTTTTAGAATAAACACCAACATCGGTGCGTTAAACGCACATGCAAATTCAGTTGTTAATGCTAATGCGCTTGATAAGTCTTTAAGTAGACTTAGTTCAGGTCTTAGAATTAACTCTGCAGCAGATGATGCTTCAGGGATGGCGATAGCAGATTCTTTGCGTTCACAAGCTTCTACTTTAGGTCAAGCTATAAACAATGGTAATGATGCCATAGGTATTTTGCAAACTGCAGATAAGGCTATGGATGAGCAACTTAAAATCTTAGATACTATCAAGACTAAAGCGACTCAAGCAGCTCAAGATGGACAAAGTTTAAAAACAAGAACTATGCTTCAAGCAGATATCAATCGTTTGATGGAAGAACTTGACAATATCGCAAATACAACTTCATTTAACGGTAAACAACTTTTAAGTGGTAGCTTTGTCAATCAAGAATTCCAAATCGGTGCACAGTCAAATCAAACCATCAAAGCTACCATCGGAGCGACTCAGTCTTCTAAAATCGGTGTAACAAGATTTGAAACGGGATCGCAGATTTCAGACAGTGGCACTGCGCAAATTACTATTAAAAACTATAATGGTATAGAAGACTTTACATTTCAAAGCGTTGTTATTTCTACTTCAGTAGGAACAGGACTTGGAGCTTTGGCTGAAGAGATCAATAAATATGCTGATAAAACAGGCGTTAGAGCTAGTTTTAATGTACAAACTGTTGGTGCAATGGCTATTACAAAAGGAAGTACTGCGGATGATTTTACAATCAATGGGGTAAGAATTGGTAAAATAGAATTTGAAACAGGTGATAAAAACGGATCTTTGATAGCTTCTATCAATGCTGTAAAAGATACTACTGGGGTTGAGGCTTCTTTGAGTGATGATGGAAGATTGGTTCTTACTTCAAGAGAGGGTAGAGGTATTAAAGTCAGTGGCTTTACTCCAAGTATGGGTATTTTATCAGAACAAGCAGAAAATTATGGTCGTCTTTCTCTTGTTAAAAATGATGGTAGAGATATAACGATTTCAGGAACCGGACTTTCAGCAGTAGGTTTTGGAGATGGTCAAATGATTTCTCAATCTTCAGTATCTTTAAGAGAAACTAAGGGACAAATTTCAGCTCAAATTGCTGATGCTATGGGATTTAACAACTATGAAGGTGGCGGAAGATTCTTAGCGGATTATTCTTCTATCAGTACATATATGAGTTCAGATGGTTCTGGTATGAGTGCTGGTTCTGGTTTTTCTGTAGGTAGTGGTAAAGAGATGTCTTTAATGCTAAGCGCTAATGTTGGTTTTATTGGAACTCAACAATCTATGCTAAGTAATTTTTATACTGTATCTGCAGGCAGTGGTTTTTCTGCTGGATCAGGGCAATCTCAATTTGCTCAAATGAAAGCTACTGCACTAGGTTCAACGGATAAAACTGCAGGGGTTACAACTCTAAAAGGTGCTATGGCTGTGATGGATATAGCTGAAACTGCTACAATCAATCTTGATCAAATAAGAGCAGATATAGGCTCGGTGCAAAATCAACTTCAAGTTACTATCAACAACATTACTGTAACTCAAGTAAATGTTAAATCAGCTGAATCAACCATCAGAGATGTAGACTTTGCTGCAGAGAGTGCAAATTTTTCTAAATACAATATCCTAGCTCAAAGTGGATCTTATGCGATGAGTCAGGCCAATGCTGTACAACAAAATGTTTTAAAACTTTTACAATAA